Proteins from one Oscillatoria nigro-viridis PCC 7112 genomic window:
- a CDS encoding GDYXXLXY domain-containing protein — protein sequence MNTNNTDLLVKNPDTTNLFQLPPEAKRLPAWRLWVPLLLQIGLIAAVPATAVYTFITGKTVVLQTAPVDPYDFLRGYYQVLSYDISDITNLQKLPGWKDLPTEKKPCPPGIVCPKNPHNVKPKTSFYVILEAPKTATNPGRPQAWKPVRVSLENPGNLPANQIAIKGKYNGWRMEYGLETYYMPEDEREKVNQEISEAQRKQRQSFLVEVKIDKTGRAVPVSLWVRDRNYRF from the coding sequence ATGAACACAAACAACACTGACTTATTAGTAAAAAATCCAGATACAACAAATCTGTTTCAGCTTCCCCCGGAAGCGAAACGCCTTCCCGCGTGGCGGCTGTGGGTTCCTTTGCTCTTGCAAATCGGACTAATTGCCGCCGTACCCGCCACCGCTGTTTACACTTTTATTACTGGCAAAACAGTTGTCCTGCAAACAGCACCAGTAGACCCTTACGACTTTTTGCGCGGATATTACCAAGTTTTGAGCTATGATATTTCCGATATCACAAATCTCCAAAAACTACCCGGCTGGAAAGATTTACCTACCGAAAAAAAACCTTGTCCGCCCGGAATTGTTTGTCCCAAAAATCCGCACAATGTCAAACCAAAAACCAGTTTTTATGTAATCTTAGAAGCGCCAAAAACCGCGACTAATCCCGGCCGCCCCCAAGCTTGGAAACCCGTCCGCGTCAGTCTGGAAAATCCCGGCAATTTGCCCGCCAACCAAATCGCAATTAAGGGCAAATATAACGGTTGGCGGATGGAATACGGCTTAGAAACTTATTATATGCCAGAGGACGAAAGGGAAAAAGTCAATCAGGAGATTAGCGAAGCTCAGAGGAAGCAGCGACAATCTTTTTTGGTAGAAGTAAAGATTGACAAAACAGGCCGTGCTGTGCCTGTGAGTTTGTGGGTGCGCGATCGCAATTATCGATTTTAG
- the hemH gene encoding ferrochelatase — protein MGRVGVLLLNLGGPDQIEDVRPFLFNLFADPEIIRIPFPWMQKPLAWLISTLRFQKSQENYRQIGGGSPLRRITEEQAASLQELLQKKGQDARVYVGMRYWHPFTEEALAKIKRDRIEHLTILPLYPQFSISTSGSSFRQLEEMWGKDPDLKDIEYTAIPSWYQRPGYIQAMSELIAQELDHNPDPDRVHIFFSAHGVPLSYVEEAGDPYQREIEDCTRLIMENLNRSNEHTLAYQSRVGPVEWLKPYTEDAITELAENGVQDLLVVPISFVSEHIETLQEIDMEYRELAEESGIENFYRVPALNTHPVFIEALADLVIESIESPSVKFSDVIRPSKIVKMYPQEQWEWGLTTGAEVWNGRLAMIGFIALLMELITGQGPLHSIGLL, from the coding sequence ATGGGTCGTGTGGGAGTATTGCTATTAAACTTGGGCGGGCCAGATCAAATCGAGGATGTCCGTCCTTTCCTGTTCAACTTGTTTGCTGACCCGGAAATCATTCGCATTCCGTTTCCGTGGATGCAAAAACCGCTCGCCTGGTTGATTTCGACCCTGCGCTTTCAAAAATCCCAGGAAAACTACCGCCAAATCGGGGGCGGCTCTCCTTTACGGCGGATTACCGAGGAACAAGCCGCTTCGCTGCAAGAACTCTTGCAAAAAAAGGGACAGGATGCTCGAGTTTACGTGGGGATGCGTTACTGGCATCCTTTTACCGAAGAGGCACTCGCCAAAATTAAGCGCGATCGCATCGAACATTTGACTATTTTGCCACTGTATCCTCAATTTTCGATCAGCACCAGCGGTTCTAGCTTCCGGCAGCTAGAAGAAATGTGGGGCAAAGATCCAGATCTCAAGGATATAGAATATACCGCGATTCCTTCTTGGTATCAGCGGCCGGGCTACATTCAGGCAATGTCGGAATTGATTGCCCAAGAACTAGACCACAATCCAGATCCCGATCGAGTTCACATCTTTTTCAGCGCCCACGGCGTCCCCCTCAGCTACGTAGAAGAGGCTGGAGACCCCTATCAGCGCGAGATAGAAGATTGCACTCGTCTGATTATGGAAAATTTGAACCGATCGAACGAACACACTCTAGCTTATCAAAGTCGGGTTGGCCCGGTGGAATGGCTCAAGCCTTACACCGAAGACGCCATTACCGAATTGGCAGAAAATGGAGTCCAAGATTTGTTGGTAGTTCCGATTAGTTTTGTTTCCGAACACATCGAGACTCTGCAAGAAATTGACATGGAGTATCGAGAATTAGCAGAAGAATCGGGGATTGAAAATTTCTACCGAGTGCCCGCCCTAAATACTCATCCGGTGTTTATTGAAGCCTTGGCCGATTTAGTCATCGAGTCGATCGAATCTCCCAGCGTTAAATTCTCTGATGTTATACGCCCTTCCAAAATAGTGAAAATGTACCCTCAAGAGCAGTGGGAGTGGGGTTTGACTACGGGGGCGGAAGTCTGGAACGGTCGTTTAGCAATGATTGGTTTTATCGCACTATTGATGGAGTTAATTACGGGTCAGGGCCCGCTACACTCGATCGGATTGCTTTAA
- a CDS encoding DUF4126 domain-containing protein: MVGLLAALSGSAAGGMRIALPLLLIGLLRIDKLWSEIPLLSGVPPQVAIAILVSWSLLELFASKTFVGQRVLQIVQIIFSPIVGAIMGIAIAQVSSIEETIAHPWMLWIIGIVGGLLALVLQLVQAGWFYRLRGLPIWVIFLQDVLCISLVLFAFDAPRQGGLVAMMLLWLAIRSSKEWYRWYKSQGIPGDRGNPRRRKRDPD; this comes from the coding sequence ATGGTTGGACTCCTAGCCGCACTCTCTGGATCTGCGGCAGGGGGTATGAGAATTGCCCTGCCCCTGCTGTTAATTGGTTTGTTGCGGATTGACAAACTTTGGTCGGAAATACCTCTCTTGTCGGGGGTTCCCCCCCAGGTGGCGATCGCCATCTTGGTGAGTTGGTCGCTGTTAGAGTTATTTGCTTCTAAAACCTTTGTAGGACAGCGGGTACTGCAAATTGTGCAAATTATTTTCAGCCCCATTGTAGGAGCAATTATGGGAATTGCGATCGCTCAAGTAAGTTCGATCGAGGAAACTATTGCTCACCCTTGGATGCTGTGGATAATTGGTATTGTCGGAGGTTTGTTGGCTTTAGTGCTGCAACTGGTACAAGCCGGATGGTTTTACCGGCTGCGGGGTTTGCCGATTTGGGTGATTTTCCTCCAAGATGTTCTGTGCATTTCCTTGGTTTTGTTTGCCTTTGACGCCCCGCGGCAGGGAGGGTTAGTTGCTATGATGCTGCTGTGGCTGGCAATTCGCAGTTCTAAAGAGTGGTATCGCTGGTACAAAAGTCAGGGAATACCGGGCGATAGGGGAAATCCCCGCCGCCGCAAGCGCGATCCTGATTAA
- a CDS encoding Glu/Leu/Phe/Val family dehydrogenase, translated as MSDSLFADASRRLERALKYVSLSEDTIERLKHPKSSLVVSIPVRMDDGSLRIFQGYRVRYDNTRGPSKGGVRYHPGVSLDEVQSLAFWMTFKCAVLNLPFGGAKGGITLNPKELSKLELERLSRGYVDAIADFIGPDVDIPAPDVYTNPMIMGWMMDQYNIIKRQLCPAVVTGKPVTIGGSLGRDTATAMGAFFVVQTILPKFELNPQDTTVAVQGFGNAGAEIAELLWKAGYKVVAVSDSQGGIYAKQGLDIPSIRGFKESNKGIKAVYCEGSVCNIIEHEILTNEQLLALDVDVLVPAALENQITEANVNDVKAKFIFEVANGPIDSAADLVLEARGIQVIPDILVNAGGVTVSYFEWVQNRSGLYWTLEEVNQRLKHKMVEETEAIWKKSQELSVSMRTAAYVYGLNRLGEAMNAKGTRDYYVNG; from the coding sequence ATGTCTGATTCATTATTTGCCGATGCCAGCCGCCGATTAGAACGAGCCTTAAAATATGTGTCGCTTTCCGAGGATACGATCGAACGGCTGAAACACCCCAAATCCAGTTTAGTGGTATCGATTCCCGTGCGGATGGACGACGGTTCCCTGCGAATTTTCCAAGGTTATCGGGTGCGCTACGACAATACCAGAGGCCCGTCTAAAGGAGGAGTGCGCTATCATCCGGGAGTATCCCTTGATGAAGTGCAATCCTTAGCATTTTGGATGACTTTTAAATGTGCAGTTTTGAACTTGCCTTTTGGAGGAGCCAAGGGCGGAATTACTCTCAATCCCAAGGAATTGTCCAAACTGGAATTGGAACGGTTGAGCCGGGGCTATGTTGATGCGATCGCAGATTTCATCGGCCCCGATGTCGATATTCCCGCGCCGGATGTCTACACCAATCCCATGATTATGGGTTGGATGATGGATCAGTACAATATTATTAAGCGGCAGCTTTGTCCAGCGGTTGTGACTGGAAAACCAGTGACAATCGGCGGCAGTTTGGGCAGAGATACCGCAACAGCAATGGGTGCTTTTTTTGTAGTACAAACTATTCTACCCAAATTTGAGCTAAATCCTCAAGATACGACTGTAGCAGTACAAGGTTTTGGTAATGCCGGTGCAGAAATAGCAGAATTGCTGTGGAAAGCAGGTTACAAAGTTGTTGCTGTCAGCGATTCCCAAGGGGGAATTTATGCTAAACAAGGGCTGGACATCCCCAGTATTCGAGGCTTTAAAGAGTCTAACAAAGGTATCAAAGCTGTTTACTGCGAAGGTTCAGTTTGCAATATTATCGAACACGAAATCTTGACAAATGAACAACTTTTAGCATTAGATGTAGACGTGCTGGTTCCTGCAGCTTTGGAAAATCAAATAACGGAAGCCAATGTTAATGATGTTAAGGCTAAGTTTATTTTTGAAGTAGCTAACGGCCCGATTGATTCTGCTGCTGATTTGGTTTTAGAAGCGAGGGGAATTCAGGTAATTCCTGATATTTTAGTTAATGCCGGAGGCGTAACGGTTAGTTATTTTGAGTGGGTGCAAAACCGCAGCGGGCTTTATTGGACGCTGGAGGAAGTCAACCAGCGGTTGAAGCATAAAATGGTCGAAGAAACAGAAGCAATTTGGAAAAAATCTCAGGAATTGTCAGTTTCCATGAGAACTGCTGCTTACGTGTACGGGTTAAATCGACTCGGAGAAGCGATGAATGCGAAGGGAACGCGGGATTATTATGTGAACGGTTGA
- a CDS encoding helix-turn-helix transcriptional regulator — MSSVGEKLKQRRQSLSLTQQQVADELGVTVTTVKNWEAGRHIPKLYLEQTKALCDLLKLSLDDLVD; from the coding sequence ATGAGTAGTGTGGGGGAAAAACTCAAACAGCGACGCCAATCGCTGTCTTTGACGCAGCAGCAAGTTGCTGATGAATTGGGCGTGACTGTAACCACTGTGAAAAATTGGGAAGCGGGCAGACATATTCCAAAACTCTATCTCGAACAGACGAAAGCATTGTGCGACCTCCTGAAGCTTTCCTTAGACGATTTGGTAGATTAA
- the nrdJ gene encoding ribonucleoside-triphosphate reductase, adenosylcobalamin-dependent, which yields MLITRDGMHRIQEVVGQAVEVWNGQRWSKVVPMLTGQNRQLYRVSFGDGTYLDVTEKHRFFVKDRFGNQYEELTTGALAELLKITKYSLHTEPFQISYRDGKFVEPIWAYTLGQLVGDGSLCQSNGKPQLQLRLYGAKSDQELAIAGKTSGKKRYYTESKDVPCLLYVGFQKEFEPEQVRSLKNTAAAFDEIASWDRESILNFIAGLADADGSIVPSGGIRIYLSDYDRAYRVYLLLTKCGIRSSVNLLATAGTTTNLGTRNRDLWYLQITDCAAIPCQRLDTSRGHQPKAKGKYQVIHSVEVLPGNHDTFCFNEPEFHKGVFGGTLTGNCNLAEVHLNQIDPYNFKEQEEAFRAAALSVAVLLNHKFLEPRYQYSRELDPIVGVSFTGLFDFFVHAFGVEWLRWWVEGRPQTPQGIAFKQREEEYLSGWREIVDRVVWDYCDRHSLKRPNRCTTVQPSGTKSLLTGASPGWHPPKAQRFIRRITFGKNDPVALACIDYGYNVIPSQSDKDENGNLLNNPFDERCTEWLVEIPVAVSWADLPGADEIDINKFSAAAQMDFYMQVQKFYVRHNTSATIELRENEVESLGTRIYEAIRDDEGYISAALLARFDALETFPRLPFEPVSKETYTKMVEETLARREIDVFHAALSRYDLGEMMDSGPAGCDSDKCLMPETKTM from the coding sequence ATGTTAATTACTCGCGATGGAATGCACCGCATTCAGGAGGTTGTCGGACAAGCTGTAGAAGTGTGGAATGGCCAGCGTTGGAGCAAAGTTGTACCGATGCTGACGGGGCAAAATCGTCAACTTTATCGCGTCTCTTTTGGTGATGGCACTTATTTAGATGTCACAGAAAAACATCGTTTTTTTGTGAAAGACCGCTTTGGCAACCAGTATGAAGAATTAACCACAGGGGCCCTCGCGGAACTCCTAAAAATCACCAAGTACAGCCTACACACTGAACCCTTCCAAATCTCTTATCGAGATGGCAAATTTGTAGAACCCATTTGGGCTTACACATTAGGTCAATTGGTGGGTGATGGTTCCCTTTGTCAGTCGAATGGCAAGCCACAATTACAACTGCGTCTGTACGGAGCTAAAAGCGACCAAGAGTTAGCTATTGCAGGCAAAACTAGCGGTAAAAAACGCTATTACACAGAATCCAAAGATGTTCCATGCTTGCTTTACGTGGGATTCCAAAAGGAGTTTGAGCCAGAACAGGTTCGCTCGCTCAAAAATACGGCCGCAGCTTTTGATGAAATTGCATCCTGGGATCGAGAATCAATTCTGAATTTCATTGCTGGTTTAGCAGATGCTGATGGTTCCATTGTTCCTAGTGGTGGCATTCGGATTTATTTGTCCGACTATGACCGCGCTTATCGAGTTTATTTACTATTGACTAAGTGTGGGATTCGTTCTTCCGTTAATCTTTTAGCAACTGCGGGAACTACTACTAACTTAGGCACTCGTAACCGTGACTTGTGGTATCTACAAATTACTGATTGTGCAGCGATTCCTTGTCAACGCTTGGATACCTCACGGGGTCATCAACCGAAAGCGAAAGGTAAATATCAGGTAATCCACTCCGTAGAAGTTTTACCGGGAAACCATGATACCTTCTGTTTCAACGAGCCAGAATTCCATAAAGGGGTGTTTGGTGGCACTCTAACTGGAAACTGCAATTTGGCGGAGGTTCACCTCAATCAAATTGATCCTTACAACTTCAAAGAACAGGAGGAAGCTTTCAGGGCTGCGGCTCTATCTGTCGCGGTACTTCTCAATCACAAATTTCTTGAACCCCGCTATCAATACAGCCGCGAACTAGACCCGATTGTCGGCGTATCTTTCACGGGATTGTTCGATTTCTTCGTTCACGCTTTCGGTGTTGAGTGGCTGCGCTGGTGGGTGGAAGGCCGCCCGCAAACTCCCCAAGGAATCGCTTTTAAACAGCGGGAAGAAGAGTATTTGAGTGGTTGGCGCGAGATTGTCGATCGGGTAGTATGGGATTATTGCGATCGCCATTCCTTAAAACGCCCGAATCGCTGCACAACCGTTCAACCGTCGGGTACTAAATCTCTGCTGACAGGTGCTTCGCCGGGGTGGCATCCGCCGAAAGCCCAGCGTTTCATTCGCCGCATCACTTTCGGCAAAAACGACCCCGTAGCCCTCGCCTGCATCGACTACGGATACAACGTGATTCCATCTCAATCTGACAAGGATGAAAACGGCAATTTGCTGAACAATCCCTTCGACGAACGCTGCACGGAATGGCTGGTAGAAATACCTGTTGCGGTAAGTTGGGCTGACTTGCCCGGTGCTGATGAAATTGATATTAACAAATTCTCAGCGGCGGCACAAATGGACTTTTATATGCAGGTGCAAAAGTTCTATGTCAGACATAACACTTCGGCCACCATTGAACTGCGCGAAAATGAAGTTGAAAGTTTGGGCACTCGGATTTATGAAGCGATTCGCGATGATGAAGGCTACATTTCCGCAGCGCTTTTAGCTCGGTTTGATGCTCTTGAAACATTCCCGCGTCTGCCCTTTGAACCGGTGAGCAAGGAAACTTACACCAAGATGGTGGAAGAGACTTTAGCGCGCCGCGAAATTGATGTTTTTCATGCGGCTTTGAGCCGTTATGACTTGGGTGAAATGATGGATTCGGGGCCGGCGGGCTGCGATTCCGATAAGTGTTTGATGCCGGAGACTAAGACTATGTAA
- the ltrA gene encoding group II intron reverse transcriptase/maturase — MKTTKTSFKTTAVWNNINWKKIQRMVFKLQKRIHKAAQRGDVKAMRRLQKTLMKSWYAKLLATRQITQDNRGKKTAGIDGVKSLNYAQRLELAKNLKITGKVKPTRRIWIPKPGTDEKRPLGIPTITDRALQALAKLALEPQWEAYFEPNSYGFRPGRATHDAIEAIYLAIHCKAKYVLDADISKCFDNIDHQKLLSKVNTYPSMKQLIRSWLKAGYMDGQNIFPTEAGTPQGGVISPLLANIALHGMEEAIKEYANTLPTRRNHGKKQNRNALSLIRYADDFVLIHEDINVVLGAKAVIEGFLKDIGLELKPSKTIICHTFEEYEGQQPGFDFLGFNIRQFPVNDGMSAKAPRAGKILGFQTIIQPSKKTVQRHYKAISDIIDSHKSAPQKVLIQKLNPLIQGWANYYSSACSTDAFRDLNHLIYTKLTSWARYRHPNKGAKWVVEKYWTKVGGDNWVFGYINPDTDERYILSKHTWTKIVRHIKVKGDASPFNGDFVYWGSRTGKSKEIPSLLAKTLHKQKGKCAQCDLTFTTEDQIELDHILPISLGGKKKFENIQALHRHCHDQKTARDGSLSSSYDRGMFSEEPDEVKVSCPVLETSSTREGVA, encoded by the coding sequence ATGAAAACGACTAAAACGAGTTTTAAGACTACGGCGGTATGGAACAACATCAACTGGAAGAAAATTCAGAGGATGGTGTTTAAGTTGCAAAAGCGCATACATAAAGCTGCTCAACGTGGGGATGTCAAAGCAATGCGACGACTCCAGAAAACCTTGATGAAGTCCTGGTACGCGAAGCTTCTAGCAACGCGACAAATAACCCAAGACAACCGAGGCAAGAAGACAGCGGGAATAGACGGAGTAAAATCCCTCAATTACGCTCAACGTTTGGAACTAGCAAAAAATCTAAAGATTACCGGGAAGGTCAAACCAACCCGAAGAATCTGGATTCCTAAGCCAGGGACAGATGAAAAGCGACCTCTAGGAATTCCCACAATAACAGATAGGGCTTTACAGGCATTAGCCAAACTAGCCTTAGAACCACAATGGGAAGCCTACTTTGAGCCAAATAGTTATGGGTTTAGACCAGGGCGGGCAACACATGATGCCATCGAAGCCATCTACTTAGCTATCCATTGCAAAGCTAAGTATGTCTTAGATGCAGATATCTCTAAATGCTTTGACAACATTGACCATCAAAAACTGCTGAGCAAAGTAAACACCTATCCCTCCATGAAACAGTTAATCCGTAGCTGGCTAAAAGCTGGATATATGGATGGGCAGAATATATTCCCAACAGAAGCAGGTACACCACAAGGGGGAGTTATCTCTCCGCTACTGGCAAACATTGCTTTACACGGAATGGAAGAGGCTATTAAGGAATATGCGAACACCCTACCTACTCGTAGGAACCACGGGAAAAAGCAAAACCGGAATGCCCTCAGTTTGATTCGCTATGCAGACGACTTCGTGCTTATTCACGAAGACATCAATGTTGTATTAGGGGCAAAAGCCGTCATTGAAGGTTTCTTAAAAGACATCGGCTTGGAACTAAAACCAAGCAAGACTATAATTTGTCACACCTTTGAAGAATATGAAGGGCAACAACCTGGATTTGATTTCTTGGGTTTTAACATACGACAATTTCCAGTCAACGATGGGATGAGCGCCAAAGCACCCAGAGCGGGAAAAATCCTGGGATTCCAAACAATCATCCAACCCAGTAAAAAAACGGTACAGCGTCACTATAAGGCTATATCTGACATCATCGATTCCCATAAATCCGCACCACAAAAAGTGCTAATTCAGAAACTCAACCCCCTCATTCAAGGATGGGCTAACTATTACTCATCTGCTTGCTCAACAGATGCTTTCAGAGATTTGAATCATCTGATTTATACCAAGCTAACATCGTGGGCGAGATACAGACATCCAAATAAGGGTGCTAAATGGGTAGTTGAGAAATACTGGACAAAAGTAGGTGGGGATAACTGGGTGTTTGGTTATATCAACCCAGACACAGATGAAAGATATATCTTGTCAAAGCATACATGGACTAAGATTGTTCGCCATATCAAGGTTAAAGGCGATGCTTCACCATTCAACGGTGATTTCGTCTACTGGGGTTCAAGAACTGGGAAAAGTAAAGAAATTCCCTCTTTACTCGCCAAAACCTTGCACAAGCAGAAAGGAAAATGCGCCCAATGCGATCTAACTTTTACAACGGAAGATCAAATTGAGCTTGACCACATTCTACCAATCAGCTTGGGCGGGAAAAAGAAGTTCGAGAACATTCAAGCATTGCATAGACATTGCCATGACCAAAAGACAGCCAGAGATGGCAGTCTGAGCAGTTCCTATGACAGAGGTATGTTTTCTGAGGAGCCGGATGAGGTGAAAGTCTCATGTCCGGTTCTGGAGACGAGTAGCACTCGCGAGGGTGTTGCTTAG
- a CDS encoding ribonucleoside-triphosphate reductase: MVRELERSSASDRRNLSDFPETAPAANPVFFRTYSRRTETGRETWAQVCDRTVKGLASLGNLTPEETQLLHRMQNQLKTLASGRWLWVGGSKWIEQPENFSGAYNCSSTNILDWRSFGLLMDLAMMGCVRFVG; the protein is encoded by the coding sequence ATGGTTCGAGAATTAGAACGATCGAGTGCCAGCGATCGACGCAACCTGTCTGATTTCCCCGAAACAGCACCCGCAGCCAATCCAGTATTTTTCAGGACGTACAGCCGCCGTACCGAGACGGGAAGGGAGACTTGGGCCCAAGTGTGCGATCGAACCGTCAAGGGGTTGGCATCGCTTGGAAACCTCACCCCCGAAGAAACACAACTGCTGCACCGGATGCAAAACCAGCTCAAAACCCTCGCTTCAGGCCGCTGGCTGTGGGTAGGCGGCAGCAAATGGATCGAGCAACCAGAGAATTTTTCCGGCGCATATAATTGCTCCTCAACAAATATTCTCGACTGGCGTTCCTTTGGTTTGTTGATGGATTTGGCGATGATGGGCTGCGTGCGATTCGTTGGCTAG
- a CDS encoding DUF4394 domain-containing protein yields MAEIRGTAQANLLAGTPEDDLIFGLMGTDTIAGNSGNDSIYGGKQSDLIDGNSGQDSLFGDLDNDTINGGEGNDFLVGGKGSDSISGNSGNDVLSGDRDTDVLIGGDGADLFVLRRYAEADPNRTSGGVSLANADAIADFTVGTDLIGLGEGLSFSELNILEAGNNTVIQDRVTGEFLATLQGVRQGAINQASFTNNISSVVPSPPPPARTTAYALTPANRIVGFSLSNPGSVISDLPVTGLQQGESLLGIDYRPANGVLYGVGSSNRLYTINPRTGEASQVGSGQFAVPLTSGAAGFDFNPTVDRIRFVNEADQNARLNPDNGAIVDFDTLAGGIQLDGNLAYRAGDRNFGSNPAAAGAAYTNNFAGATSTTLFAIDSNLDVLVRQDPPNNGVLNTIGSLGVDATSVLGFDVKSVGGREVAVAALEVGGISGLYNINLSSGQASFVGQIADGRQINGLALPLPTAYALTVRNGAETIVGFNEAAPRAILSDVAVTGLQPGESLLGIDFRPANGVLYGVGSSNRLYAIDPVTGQASPVGSGQFAVPLTPGAAGFDFNPTVDRIRFVNQAGQNARLNPDTGALVDFDTLTGGVQLDGNLAYAAGDRNFGNPGAAAAAAYVNNFAGATSTTLFAIDTNLDVLVRQDPPNNGVLNTIGSLGIDAGNVLGFDIRSVGGNETALAAIEVGGVSSLYNINLTTGQASIVGQIGDGRGIKGLALTLI; encoded by the coding sequence ATGGCAGAAATTAGAGGCACCGCCCAAGCAAACTTGCTAGCAGGAACTCCAGAAGATGACCTGATTTTTGGTTTGATGGGCACTGACACCATTGCCGGAAACTCTGGTAATGACAGCATTTATGGAGGTAAGCAAAGCGATTTAATTGATGGCAATTCTGGTCAAGATTCGCTTTTTGGAGATTTAGATAACGACACTATTAACGGCGGAGAAGGTAACGATTTTTTAGTGGGCGGGAAAGGCAGCGATTCTATATCGGGAAACTCCGGTAATGATGTTTTGTCGGGCGATCGAGATACTGATGTCCTGATAGGCGGAGACGGGGCAGACCTATTTGTTTTGAGGCGCTACGCAGAGGCTGACCCGAACCGTACCAGCGGCGGTGTTAGTTTGGCAAATGCGGACGCGATCGCCGATTTTACAGTCGGTACAGATTTAATCGGTTTGGGCGAAGGTCTCAGTTTTAGCGAGTTAAATATTCTCGAAGCTGGAAACAATACTGTTATTCAAGACCGGGTAACAGGAGAATTTCTCGCTACTCTCCAAGGAGTGAGACAAGGTGCGATTAACCAGGCAAGTTTCACTAATAATATTAGCAGCGTTGTTCCCAGTCCCCCGCCTCCAGCGCGGACAACGGCTTATGCTTTAACTCCTGCTAATCGGATTGTCGGTTTTAGTCTTTCCAATCCCGGAAGTGTGATCTCTGATTTGCCCGTGACTGGATTGCAGCAGGGAGAAAGTTTGCTGGGAATTGATTATCGGCCGGCTAACGGTGTGCTTTACGGTGTGGGTTCTAGCAATCGCTTGTATACTATCAATCCGAGAACCGGGGAAGCCAGTCAAGTCGGTAGCGGGCAGTTTGCTGTTCCCCTAACTTCGGGGGCTGCAGGTTTTGATTTCAATCCGACAGTCGATCGAATTCGGTTTGTCAATGAAGCCGATCAAAACGCCCGCCTCAACCCGGATAACGGGGCGATTGTCGATTTTGACACGCTGGCGGGGGGAATTCAACTCGACGGGAATTTGGCTTACCGGGCGGGCGATCGCAATTTTGGGTCAAATCCTGCTGCAGCAGGGGCTGCGTACACAAATAACTTTGCGGGCGCAACTTCGACAACGCTATTTGCAATTGACAGCAATTTGGATGTTTTGGTGCGACAAGATCCGCCGAATAATGGAGTGTTGAATACGATCGGATCTTTGGGAGTTGATGCTACTAGCGTTCTCGGCTTTGATGTCAAGAGTGTTGGCGGCCGCGAGGTGGCGGTGGCGGCGCTGGAAGTTGGTGGCATTTCCGGCTTGTACAATATCAATTTAAGTAGCGGTCAAGCTTCCTTTGTCGGTCAAATTGCCGACGGGAGACAGATTAACGGTTTGGCTTTGCCTTTGCCTACAGCTTACGCCTTAACTGTCAGAAATGGCGCTGAAACAATTGTCGGTTTTAACGAGGCGGCACCGCGGGCGATTCTCAGCGACGTGGCAGTTACTGGGTTGCAGCCGGGAGAAAGTTTGCTGGGAATTGATTTTCGCCCCGCTAACGGTGTGCTTTACGGTGTGGGTTCTAGCAATCGCTTGTACGCGATCGATCCGGTGACTGGGCAAGCAAGTCCAGTCGGTAGCGGGCAGTTTGCTGTTCCCCTAACTCCGGGGGCTGCGGGTTTTGATTTCAATCCGACAGTCGATCGAATTCGGTTTGTCAATCAAGCCGGTCAAAACGCCCGCCTCAACCCGGATACCGGGGCACTTGTCGATTTTGACACGCTGACGGGGGGAGTTCAACTCGACGGGAATTTGGCTTATGCTGCGGGCGATCGCAATTTTGGCAATCCCGGCGCGGCCGCTGCTGCTGCGTATGTGAATAACTTTGCAGGGGCAACTTCGACGACACTATTTGCAATTGACACCAATTTAGATGTTTTGGTGCGGCAAGATCCGCCGAATAATGGAGTGTTGAATACGATCGGGTCTTTGGGAATTGATGCTGGTAATGTTCTCGGCTTTGATATCAGGAGTGTTGGCGGTAACGAGACGGCTTTGGCTGCGATCGAGGTTGGCGGAGTTTCCAGCCTGTACAATATCAATTTGACGACCGGTCAAGCTTCGATTGTCGGTCAAATTGGCGACGGGCGAGGGATTAAAGGCTTAGCACTGACTTTGATTTAA